Proteins from a single region of Esox lucius isolate fEsoLuc1 chromosome 13, fEsoLuc1.pri, whole genome shotgun sequence:
- the gapvd1 gene encoding GTPase-activating protein and VPS9 domain-containing protein 1 isoform X9: MVKPDIHTLAHHLKQERLYVASEKQLIQRLNGDVLKTAERLYRAAWITKQQRINLDRLILTSAEASPAECCQHAKVLEDTQFLDGYKTLGFQESIYGEFLGRVRENPRLVASCLVAGEKLNQEHTQGVINTVFTSLYGNCIMQEDESYLLQVLRYLVEFELKESDNPRRLLRRGTCAFSILFKLFSEGLYSAKLFLTATLHEPIMQLLVEDEDHLETDPSKVTERFTPAQQERLFGEKGSESYRQKVTAAVEANEAKLVTLVNKFIGYLKQNTYCFPHNLRWIVSQMYKTLSCVDRLEVGEVRTMCTDLLLTCFICPAIVNPEQYGIISDAPINEVARFNLMQVGQLLQQLAMADDDGDPRRKNCLAKFDKSCVAAFLDVVIGGRTVETPPMSSMNLLEGLSRTVAYMTHSQLLCLVDFVRSVMTGDHLREEEHMLLETLLANVPQSCTVKSNSLELTPSNTPQLSPATTPANKKNRNIASRSRSRTELSQQGEVEASSLESLQEVMPEEVLVISLGTSPQTIPGMMSENEVLTIQLADGAQGDTPADETKLHGKPDKTLRFSLCSDNLEGISEGPSNRSNSVSSLDLEGESVSELGAGPSGSNGVEALQLLEHEQATTQDNLDDKLRKFEIRDMMGLTDDRDISETVSETWSTDVLGSDFDPNMDEDRLQEIAGAAVENMLGSLLCLPGSSSVLLDPYGSTISETTSEAWSVEVLPSDSEAPDLKQEERLQELESCSGVGSTSDDTEVREVSSRPSTPGLSVVSATSEDIPNKTEDLRSECSSDFGGKDSVTSPDGEESAHGPHHSLTSPPSQTDSLLAMFDPLSSGEGSSTGTIVRPKVHYARPLHPPPDPPIPEACALVQEPRHSLFMSHCLAQVELEHTKQRHSYPDRLVRSRSSDIVCPGRRPTSDPGLNRRAAAEERDPAGAFSMGPSSSPSKDSLKGEVEERNYSDEEKSDRNRPWWKKRFQSAIPKVLYWTAESEVPAPIAAFRKRDKQEKDDIGHERVPQDDPLPRNSHAQAAEDILDKYRNIKRTSPNEGATTAAYDASGEPCGEESVHDSLRDEAMQNISTDDLPDSASQTAQQHDSKFSFSDAKKKLRLALCSADSVAFPLMAPATTRNGLPDHTDSEDNEIVCFLKVQLAEAINLQDKNQMAQIHETTRCVSRFDARTCRKLLAAIADDYRKRAPYIAYLTRCRQGLQTSQAHLERLLQRVLRDKEVANRYFTTVCVRLLLEHMEAKMLDFIKAFQGYTASDDKTAAVEDFLRYLYGAMAHDATWQYASEDQLQDAQMAIERSVMNRIFKLAFYPNQDGDILRDQLLQDHIARLSKVVTVNHKALQIPEVYARESPWPSAQSEIRTISAYKTPRDKVQCILRMCSTIMNLLSLANEDSVPGADDFVPVLVFVLIKANPPCLLSTIQYINNFYASRLSGEECYWWMQFTAAVEFIKTIDDRK, from the exons ATGGTGAAGCCAGACATCCACACTCTGGCCCACCACCTGAAACAAGAGCGGCTGTATGTAGCTTCAGAGAAACAGTTGATCCAGCGGCTCAATGGGGATGTGCTGAAAACTGCTGAGAGGCTGTACCGTGCTGCTTGGATCACCAAACAGCAGAGGATCAACCTTGACCGCCTCATCCTTACCAG TGCTGAGGCTTCCCCGGCTGAATGCTGCCAACATGCCAAAGTGCTAGAAGATACACAGTTCCTGGATGGCTACAAGACTCTGGGCTTCCAGGAGAGCATCTATGGGGAGTTCCTGGGTCGGGTACGTGAGAACCCTCGGCTGGTGGCCTCCTGTCTGGTGGCTGGGGAGAAGTTGAACCAGGAGCATACACAGGGTGTCATTAACACTGTGTTCACCTCACTATACGGCAACTGTATCATGCAGGAGGACGAAAGCTACCTGTTGCAG GTCTTACGCTACTTGGTGGAGTTTGAGCTGAAGGAGAGTGACAATCCTCGGCGGCTGCTGCGGCGGGGCACATGTGCTTTTAGCATCCTCTTCAAACTTTTTTCTGAGGGGCTGTACTCCGCCAAGCTCTTCCTCACTGCCACCCTCCACGAACCAATCATGCAACTACTGGTGGAAGATGAGGATCACCTGGAGACGGACCCTTCCAAGGTTACGGAGCGGTTCACGCCGGCCCAGCAAGAGCGTCTGTTTGGTGAGAAGGGCTCTGAGAGCTACCGGCAGAAAGTGACGGCCGCTGTAGAGGCTAACGAGGCCAAGCTTGTGACGCTGGTGAACAAGTTCATTGGCTACCTGAAGCAGAACACCTACTGCTTCCCCCACAACCTGCGCTGGATAGTGTCTCAGATGTACAAGACGCTGTCATGTGTGGACCGGCTGGAGGTTGGCGAGGTTCGGACCATGTGCACGGACCTGCTGCTCACCTGTTTCATCTGTCCAGCCATTGTCAACCCTGAGCAGTATGGAATCATCTCGGATGCCCCTATCAACGAGGTGGCCCGATTTAACCTCATGCAG gtGGGGCAGCTTCTTCAACAGTTGGCAATGGCTGATGATGATGGAGACCCCAGGCGGAAAAACTGTTTGGCCAAGTTTGATAAG AGCTGTGTAGCTGCCTTCCTGGATGTGGTCATTGGTGGGAGAACTGTGGAGACACCACCCATGTCCTCTATGAACCTACTTGAAGGCCTCAGCAGGACTGTGGCATACATGACGCACAGTCAGCTGCTCTGTCTG GTGGACTTTGTGCGGAGTGTGATGACAGGGGACCACCTCAGGGAGGAGGAGCACATGCTCCTCGAGACCCTTCTGGCCAATGTCCCGCAGTCCTGCACTGTGAAGAGCAACAGTCTGGAGCTTACCCCCTCCAACACCCCCCAGCTCTCCCCAGCTACCACCCCAGCCAACAAGAAGAACAGGAATATAg CCTCCCGTAGTCGTAGCCGTACCGAGCTGTCACAGCAGGGGGAGGTAGAGGCAAGCTCCCTGGAGTCTTTACAGGAGGTGATGCCAGAGGAGGTGCTAGTTATCTCACTAGGAACCAGCCCCCAGACTATTCCAGGGATGATGTCAGAGAATGAG GTGTTGACCATACAACTGGCTGATGGGGCGCAAGGAGACACTCCTGCAGATGAGACCAAGCTTCATGGGAAGCCAGACAAAACTTTGCGCTTCTCCCTTTGCAGTGACAACCTGGAGGGCATCTCAGAGG GTCCGTCCAACCGGTCTAACTCTGTGTCCTCTCTGGACCTGGAGGGAGAGTCTGTGTCAGAGCTGGGAGCTGGACCGTCAGGGAGCAATGGAGTGGAGGCTCTACAACTGCTGGAGCATGAACAGG CCACCACTCAGGACAACCTTGATGATAAACTGCGAAAGTTTGAGATCCGAGACATGATGGGTCTAACCGATGACCGGGACATCTCAGAGACTGTGAGCGAGACCTGGAGCACGGATGTGCTGGGCAGCGACTTTGACCCCAACATGGATGAGGATCGACTGCAGGAAATAGCTG GAGCGGCTGTGGAGAACATGCTGGGCAGCCTGCTGTGTCTGCCAGGCTCCAGCTCAGTCCTGCTGGACCCCTATGGATCCACCATCTCAGAGACCACCAGCGAGGCCTGGAGTGTGGAGGTTCTGCCTAGTGACTCAG AAGCCCCAGACTTGAAGCAGGAGGAGCGTCTGCAGGAGCTGGAGAGTTGTTCGGGTGTGGGCAGCACCTCAGATGACACAGAGGTCAGAGAGGTCAGCTCTCGGCCCAGCACACCAGGGCTCAGTGTCGTTTCAG CAACATCAGAAGACATCCCGAACAAGACTGAGGACTTGCGGTCGGAATGCAGTTCAGACTTTGGAGGGAAGGACTCTGTGACCAGTCCAGACGGGGAGGAGTCTGCTCATG GACCGCACCACAGTTTGACATCTCCACCTTCTCAGACAGATTCCTTACTGGCCATGTTCGATCCCCTATCCTCCGGTGAAG GTTCCTCCACTGGTACTATTGTGAGGCCTAAAGTGCACTACGCCAGGccccttcaccccccccctGATCCTCCCATCCCAGAGGCCTGTGCCCTGGTCCAAGAACCCCGCCACTCCCTGTTCATGTCTCATTGCTTGGCCCAAGTTGAGCTGGAACACACCAAACAGCGCCACTCCTACCCGGACAGGCTGGTACGTAGTCGCAGTTCTGACATTGTGTGCCCGGGCCGCCGGCCCACAAGTGACCCGGGCCTCAACCGTAGGGCTGCAGCTGAGGAGCGGGACCCTGCCGGGGCCTTCTCCATGGGGCCATCCTCGTCCCCCAGCAAGGACTCCCTGAAAGGAGAG gtTGAGGAGAGAAACTACAGTGATGAGGAAAAGTCTGATCGCAACCGACCATGGTGGAAGAAACGCTTTCAGTCAGCCATTCCCAAAG TGCTGTATTGGACCGCTGAGAGTGAAGTCCCAG CTCCAATAGCAGCCTTCCGGAAAAGGGACAAGCAGGAGAAAGACGATATAGGCCATGAACGCGTCCCACAAG ACGACCCGCTGCCCAGGAACTCCCATGCTCAGGCTGCAGAAGACATCCTGGACAAGTATAGGAACATCAAGAGAACCAGTCCCAATGAAGGAGCTACCACTGCAGCCTACGATGCCAGTGGTG AGCCGTGTGGAGAGGAGAGTGTGCATGACTCCCTCCGAGACGAAGCTATGCAAAACATCTCCACAGATGACCTGCCTGACtcagccagccagacagccCAGCAACACGACTCCAAGTTCTCATTCAG TGACGCAAAGAAGAAGTTGAGACTGGCTTTGTGTTCAGCAGACTCTGTGGCTTTCCCCCTCATGGCTCCTGCTACAACACGCAATGGTCTGCCAGACCACACAGACTCTGAAG ACAATGAGATCGTGTGCTTCCTGAAGGTCCAGCTGGCAGAGGCCATCAACCTGCAGGATAAGAACCAGATGGCCCAGATCCATGAGACTACACGCTGCGTCAGCCGATTTGACGCACGCACCTGCAGGAAGCTGCTGGCAGCCATCGCCGATGATTACAG AAAGCGGGCCCCCTACATAGCTTATCTTACACGATGTCGGCAGGGCCTGCAGACATCTCAGGCCCACCTGGAGCGTCTCCTGCAGAGGGTGCTGAGGGACAAGGAGGTGGCTAACCGCTACTTCACCACTGTCTGTGTTCGCCTCCTACTGGAACATATGGAGGCTAAGATGCTGGATTTCATCAAAG CTTTTCAGGGCTACACAGCATCAGACGACAAGACTGCAGCAGTGGAGGATTTCCTGCGCTACTTGTACGGGGCCATGGCCCATGATGCCACCTGGCAGTACGCCAGCGAGGACCAGCTGCAGGACGCCCAGATGGCCATCGAGCGCAGCGTCATGAACCGTATCTTCAAACTGGCCTTCTACCCTAACCAGGACGGGGATATCCTGAGAGACCA GCTTCTGCAGGACCACATAGCGCGTCTCTCAAAAGTGGTGACAGTGAATCACAAAGCTCTTCAAATCCCAGAG GTGTATGCAAGGGAGTCTCCCTGGCCATCTGCCCAGTCAGAGATTCGGACCATCAGCGCCTACAAGACCCCGCGGGATAAAGTGCAGTGTATATTGCGCATGTGTTCCACCATCATGAACCTACTGAGTTTGGCCAACGAGGACTCTGTCCCTGGAGCTGATGACTTTGTTCCTGTGCTGGTCTTTGTGCTGATAAAG gCAAACCCGCCCTGCCTTCTGTCCACTATTCAGTACATCAATAATTTCTACGCCAGCCGGCTGAGTGGGGAGGAGTGCTATTGGTGGATGCAGTTCACCGCGGCAGTGGAATTCATTAAGACCATCGACGATCGCAAGTGA